A section of the Methanosarcina mazei S-6 genome encodes:
- a CDS encoding DUF1622 domain-containing protein — protein sequence MVSDLFRNILQFFEWVFEAIGTVIIIYGGLRATFELLLYETLKKPCSLEEIRKKLTNKILFGLEFYIVVAILGTLRDPSLSELVLLGIVVLIRTTLGYFLSKEVKEYQFD from the coding sequence ATGGTTTCGGATCTGTTCAGGAATATTCTGCAGTTTTTTGAATGGGTTTTCGAGGCAATCGGGACGGTTATTATAATCTATGGGGGGCTAAGAGCGACATTTGAGCTCTTATTGTATGAAACTCTAAAAAAGCCCTGTTCTCTGGAAGAGATAAGAAAAAAGCTTACAAACAAAATACTCTTCGGACTTGAGTTTTATATTGTCGTTGCCATTCTCGGGACCCTGAGAGACCCTTCTTTATCCGAACTCGTTCTCCTGGGCATTGTCGTACTTATCAGGACAACTCTTGGCTATTTCCTGAGTAAAGAGGTTAAAGAATACCAGTTTGATTAA
- a CDS encoding DUF1622 domain-containing protein has protein sequence MVSELAAVILGIFVQFFEIVSAVLIVFGGLRAALEILLVEAFRKPYSYEHIRKKFTNKIFFGLELLIVADVLETLRKPSLEELFLVGAIVVIRSYLGYFLSKEAEEYQFD, from the coding sequence ATGGTATCGGAACTTGCTGCTGTAATCCTGGGGATTTTCGTACAGTTTTTTGAAATTGTCAGTGCAGTCCTGATAGTTTTTGGGGGGTTAAGAGCTGCACTTGAAATCTTACTTGTCGAGGCTTTCAGGAAACCTTACAGTTATGAACACATAAGGAAGAAGTTTACAAATAAAATATTTTTCGGGCTTGAGCTTCTGATAGTTGCAGATGTGCTTGAGACCCTGAGAAAGCCTTCTCTGGAGGAACTGTTCCTTGTAGGAGCTATCGTGGTAATAAGGTCTTACCTGGGCTACTTCTTAAGTAAAGAAGCCGAAGAGTACCAGTTTGACTGA